In the Malaya genurostris strain Urasoe2022 chromosome 1, Malgen_1.1, whole genome shotgun sequence genome, one interval contains:
- the LOC131428202 gene encoding tigger transposable element-derived protein 1-like: MASNSDKMIPRPRKSITLQNKIIVLDRLANGETAASIGRSLSLNEATIRTIKRNESRIRQAVSNGTDSSSKRAAYTRNVAVDKMEKALLVWIEDNAQKRIPINADIIRQKALRLYHLLENEEASSSKRTEFKASKGWFYKFIRKNNVRNVQVKGECASADTVAAREYPAKLLTIIKQGAYHPDQVFNADETGLFWKKMPNRTYLAAAERQAPGFKAAKDRVTLLFCSNASGDKILKPLLLHRAMRPRSMKGEDFDTLPVHWRSNPKAWVTKPIFEEWFKELFIPEVQKYLENKGMKFKVLLIIDNAPGHTAPQHSQVQIVFLPPNTTSLIQPLDQGIISTFKKLYIKQTFNYILEQLDKDQSMTVITAWKTFSMRECVRFIGTALKAMKNSTLNNCWKSLWPECVEHDGKTLFDDREIILLAHAVGGTGFDNFTSSDINELLEDTVISDEDLCTDVIDDVEEEEEEIGQMNADQIRKGIAMCNAAAAHFINVDHNTARAISFRSDMKYCIARYEEELKNLEKSTVTETSSLRDSRSNDDEVENLTCTIPGRRRRVIYDSD, from the exons ATGGCATCGAATTCTGATAAAATGATTCCCAGACCCAGAAAGTCGATCAcgcttcaaaacaaaataattgttttagaCCGGCTCGCAAATGGTGAAACGGCTGCATCCATTGGCAGATCTCTGTCATTGAATGAGGCAACTATCCGAACCATTAAGCGAAATGAATCTCGTATCAGACAGGCAGTCTCGAATGGCACGGATTCCTCGTCTAAACGAGCAGCCTATACCCGAAACGTTGCTGTTGATAAAATGGAAAAAGCATTACTTGTGTGGATCGAAGACAATGCACAAAAAAGAATTCCAATTAACGCGGATATAATTAGACAAAAGGCATTACGTCTTTACCATCTTTTGGAGAATGAGGAAGCATCAAGCA GTAAACGTACTGAATTTAAAGCAAGCAAGGGTTGGTTCTACAAATTCATTCGGAAGAACAACGTTCGAAATGTGCAAGTCAAAGGCGAGTGCGCATCGGCGGATACTGTTGCAGCTCGGGAATACCCAGCAAAACTGTTGACAATTATTAAACAAGGAGCATATCACCCAGACCAGGTGTTCAACGCGGACGAAACAGGTCTGTTCTGGAAAAAAATGCCGAACAGAACATATCTAGCTGCTGCTGAACGTCAAGCGCCAGGATTCAAAGCTGCAAAAGACCGAGTCACACTGCTGTTTTGTTCGAACGCATCTGGcgataaaatattgaaaccgcTACTGCTTCATCGGGCAATGAGACCCAGATCGATGAAAGGAGAAGATTTCGATACGCTGCCTGTGCACTGGAGAAGTAATCCTAAAGCTTGGGTTACTAAACCAATATTTGAAGAGTGGTTTAAAGAACTTTTCATTCCGGAGGTTCAGAAATACCTGGAAAACAAAGGAATGAAGTTCAAAGTTCTCTTGATAATAGACAACGCTCCAGGACATACCGCACCTCAACATTCACAAGTACAAATAGTTTTTCTGCCACCCAACACTACATCATTGATTCAACCATTAGATCAAGGCATTATTTCAACCTTTAAAAAGCTATATATTAAACAAACGTTTAATTACATATTGGAACAGTTGGACAAAGACCAATCTATGACGGTAATTACAGCATGGAAAACGTTTTCGATGCGGGAATGCGTGCGTTTCATTGGTACAGCGTTAAAAGCTATGAAAAACTCTACACTAAATAATTGTTGGAAATCATTATGGCCAGAATGTGTTGAACATGATGGAAAAACGTTATTTGATGAtcgagaaattattttactagcGCATGCAGTAGGAGGTAcaggttttgataattttacctCCTCGGATATTAATGAATTGCTGGAAGACACTGTTATATCCGATGAGGATCTGTGTACCGATGTAATAGACGAcgttgaagaagaagaagaagaaattgGACAAATGAATGccgatcaaattagaaaag GTATTGCAATGTGCAATGCAGCAGCTGCTCACTTTATCAATGTGGATCATAATACTGCAAGAGCTATATCATTTAGAAGTGACATGAAATATTGTATTGCTAGATATGAAGAGGAGTTGAAAAACCTCGAAAAATCAACAGTTACAGAGACTTCCTCTCTACGAGATTCTCGGTCAAACGATGACgaagttgaaaatttaacaTGTACTATTCCAGGGCGAAGGCGTCGTGTTATTTACGACAGCgattaa